One stretch of bacterium DNA includes these proteins:
- a CDS encoding polymer-forming cytoskeletal protein, whose translation MNQDRVTKLAEGTIVKGEVSFPGGKLRIEGELHGNVNSADSVEVVQNGRLLGDVLEANEIELLGKIEGNIKTKKLVVRPTGILTGNLEVEHFVMEEGGKILGEVKMNLGEVREAWKAVAGNKR comes from the coding sequence ATGAATCAAGACCGAGTTACAAAACTGGCTGAAGGAACAATTGTCAAAGGTGAGGTTTCATTTCCCGGTGGAAAACTGCGAATTGAAGGCGAATTGCATGGCAATGTGAATTCAGCGGATAGTGTGGAAGTGGTGCAAAATGGGCGGCTTCTCGGTGATGTGCTGGAAGCCAACGAAATCGAACTTTTGGGAAAAATCGAAGGAAACATAAAGACCAAAAAACTGGTAGTTAGGCCGACCGGCATCCTGACCGGGAATTTAGAGGTGGAGCACTTCGTAATGGAGGAAGGCGGAAAAATACTGGGCGAGGTAAAGATGAACCTCGGCGAAGTCCGCGAAGCATGGAAAGCGGTCGCCGGAAATAAGCGTTAA
- a CDS encoding dCMP deaminase family protein, whose amino-acid sequence MSIAQVVASRSNCVKRKVAAVVVKDRRIISTGYNGTPRGTRNCNEGGCPRCNQLAKSGTSLEECFCSHGEENAITQAAYHGTSLKGSALYSTFSPCLLCTKMIINAGISEVIYNHDYPLGETALNLLQEAGITVRKL is encoded by the coding sequence ATGTCGATTGCGCAGGTTGTTGCCAGTCGAAGCAACTGCGTAAAAAGAAAAGTGGCTGCAGTGGTTGTAAAAGACCGCCGGATCATTTCAACCGGCTACAATGGAACTCCGCGTGGAACAAGAAACTGCAACGAAGGAGGCTGTCCACGCTGCAATCAACTGGCGAAAAGCGGAACCTCGCTCGAAGAGTGTTTCTGCTCCCATGGCGAAGAGAATGCAATTACGCAGGCAGCCTATCACGGTACTTCGCTGAAAGGTTCGGCGCTCTACTCCACCTTCTCTCCCTGCTTGCTCTGCACGAAGATGATCATCAATGCCGGAATCAGTGAAGTAATTTACAACCACGATTACCCGCTGGGTGAGACCGCACTCAATCTGCTTCAAGAAGCCGGCATTACGGTGCGCAAACTGTAA
- a CDS encoding phospholipase D-like domain-containing protein: MRRRQWLISAFLFLTSVIFLLFSKTLFTSGTSERNGALALSEASECHALLLPNREYYPYLKGFFQKAEKSIVGTVYLVRANSFPDNEPSDLLRELIAASKRNVQVEILLENSEDKDSLESNRFAAQMLEKAGVQVRFDSAKIATHAKTFVIDGRYCFLGSHNLTHAAMARNAELSIFVDSPEMGEKITNFVRQIPR, encoded by the coding sequence ATGCGGCGTCGTCAGTGGCTTATTTCTGCGTTCCTTTTCCTGACATCGGTTATTTTTTTGCTCTTTTCCAAGACACTTTTCACGTCCGGCACGTCGGAAAGGAACGGGGCGCTGGCGCTCTCTGAAGCCAGCGAATGTCATGCGTTATTATTGCCGAACAGGGAGTACTATCCTTATTTGAAGGGCTTTTTCCAGAAAGCGGAAAAAAGCATAGTTGGAACTGTCTATCTGGTGAGAGCGAACAGCTTTCCCGACAATGAACCCTCCGATTTGCTTCGGGAATTGATTGCCGCCAGCAAACGGAATGTGCAGGTGGAGATCCTTCTTGAAAATTCAGAGGATAAAGATTCTCTGGAATCCAACCGGTTCGCGGCTCAGATGCTGGAAAAAGCGGGAGTGCAGGTTCGTTTTGACAGCGCAAAGATTGCTACTCACGCCAAGACTTTTGTCATTGATGGGCGTTACTGTTTTCTCGGCAGTCACAATCTCACGCACGCCGCCATGGCCCGCAATGCTGAACTTTCCATCTTCGTGGATTCACCTGAAATGGGCGAAAAGATCACGAACTTTGTTCGGCAAATTCCCAGATAG
- a CDS encoding MASE1 domain-containing protein — MFRILVVAILYFVFARIGLSLSIAATNVSPVWPAAGIALASMLLFGFRIWPAIMLGAFIANYLVGSSLIDSFLISTGNTLEACLGFYLLNRYANGPNFLQRVEDVLKFVLLAGFVSTVASASIGTASLFLTESNDRIPLTYLWSTWWLGDMMGNLLIVPAVMAWRKRETHETKASEIADAIVVFASIVAVTVLVFNGNFEVGIPLVYLTVPLFICAAAFRFGQKGATLAILIVSTIAILGTTQGEGPFDRPNLNESLLLLQVFIGSIQLTALILGASLIERKSGEAVLRESEAKSRSLVERVPAIVYQVEFGETLSWRYVSPRIKSILGFTAEEWTSDSQLWSRHVHPDDREEVLSKGMRSSLSGKPFVCEYRMFGRDGNIVWFRDEGNVIRDKGRKTVFIQGIMLDITERKRAELLQAILHRLAEKTSVTQNMEQFYAVVHENISELIDARNFYIALYDPSTQTFSFPYISSEKTDTLDLRRAANALNFYVLSNGALLADAEKIRELVKSGVIPEEETSYLSWLGVPLKSGENTLGVIAVQSYLEEKKFLPADLNALVLVSDEVATTLEQKRAEKALQVKSAQLQSINQAMTMFLETNSWKSASHLILQSALRETGSEYGFIGIVTDESTLRVLAHEGIVWDADVNREFYEEAQRTYAEKGYLEFPNLKNLFGSVITQASPVISNDPLRDPRSAGSLPKGHPPLNCFLGVPFHYANQVIGMIGVANRPNGYTSTDLEKLDYLSQTTCVLYQSYLQAQKQEALQEELRQSHKMEAIGRLAGGVAHDFNNLLMAITGYCELVLMRLSTNPLNREMNEILKAAEQGAALTRQLLAFGRKQILMPRVIHLDKVVRNMEDLLRRLLGEDIELMIVSQNNLGNVKADPGQIEQVIMNLAVNARDAMPDGGKLFLQTFNVTVRIDDTRKPVGVSAGTYVLLRVQDTGQGMDEDTLKRVFEPFFTTKQTGKGTGLGLATVYGIVKQSSGYVNVESKRGSGTTFDIYLPQVDEPLEMPAITAGSRPDSSELLRMILLVDDNEAVRRATSALLQARGFAVLEASNGQEAVIIAEQHPGAIDLLITDVVMPRMGGANLAEAILEKRPNTKILFMSGYSEESVLGRNPSATFLQKPFSLGTFLERISELLDYPDKAI, encoded by the coding sequence TTGTTTAGAATCCTCGTTGTAGCCATTCTCTATTTCGTTTTTGCTCGAATTGGCCTTTCGCTGTCGATCGCTGCCACAAACGTTTCTCCTGTCTGGCCAGCCGCCGGCATCGCTCTCGCGTCGATGCTCTTGTTTGGTTTCCGAATCTGGCCCGCGATTATGCTCGGCGCATTCATCGCGAATTACCTCGTAGGATCATCACTCATTGATTCCTTCTTGATATCCACCGGAAACACTTTGGAAGCCTGCCTCGGTTTCTATTTGTTGAATCGCTATGCGAACGGACCGAACTTTCTGCAGCGGGTAGAAGACGTTCTAAAATTTGTGCTTTTGGCCGGTTTTGTTTCTACTGTTGCAAGCGCCTCTATCGGAACTGCTTCTCTTTTTCTGACGGAGTCGAACGACCGCATTCCTCTGACATATCTATGGTCGACTTGGTGGCTTGGTGACATGATGGGGAACTTGTTGATTGTGCCGGCTGTTATGGCCTGGAGAAAAAGAGAAACGCACGAAACAAAGGCGAGCGAGATTGCGGACGCGATTGTGGTCTTTGCTTCGATCGTGGCGGTGACTGTCCTGGTATTTAACGGAAACTTTGAAGTCGGAATACCGCTGGTGTACCTGACCGTGCCGCTCTTTATTTGTGCAGCCGCTTTTCGGTTTGGCCAAAAAGGGGCAACCCTGGCAATTTTAATTGTTTCGACTATCGCAATTCTGGGAACCACGCAAGGAGAAGGGCCTTTCGACAGACCGAATTTAAATGAATCGCTTCTATTGCTTCAAGTTTTTATTGGCTCGATTCAACTCACGGCACTGATTCTTGGAGCCAGCCTGATAGAAAGAAAATCCGGGGAGGCGGTTCTGCGTGAATCGGAAGCGAAATCCCGTTCGCTTGTGGAACGTGTTCCCGCGATCGTTTATCAGGTGGAATTCGGTGAGACTCTTTCCTGGCGATACGTCAGCCCGCGAATCAAATCCATTCTTGGTTTTACTGCGGAAGAATGGACTTCCGACTCACAACTCTGGTCCAGGCATGTTCATCCGGACGACCGCGAAGAAGTACTCAGCAAAGGAATGCGAAGCAGCCTTTCCGGAAAACCGTTCGTCTGTGAGTACAGAATGTTTGGGCGTGACGGCAACATCGTCTGGTTTCGCGATGAAGGGAACGTCATCAGAGATAAAGGACGAAAAACCGTATTCATTCAGGGAATCATGCTGGACATCACGGAAAGGAAACGCGCCGAACTTCTTCAGGCCATTTTGCACCGTCTTGCAGAAAAAACAAGTGTCACGCAAAATATGGAGCAGTTCTACGCAGTAGTGCACGAAAATATTTCCGAGTTGATCGATGCCCGGAACTTTTACATTGCTTTGTATGATCCGTCTACGCAGACATTTTCTTTCCCTTACATATCGAGCGAAAAAACAGACACTTTGGATCTCAGGCGCGCGGCAAACGCTCTGAACTTTTACGTACTTTCTAACGGGGCCTTGTTGGCCGATGCCGAGAAAATCCGGGAACTCGTGAAGAGTGGAGTCATTCCTGAAGAGGAAACGTCGTATCTTTCGTGGTTAGGCGTGCCTTTGAAGTCCGGTGAGAATACTCTGGGTGTCATTGCAGTTCAAAGTTATCTGGAAGAAAAGAAGTTTCTACCTGCGGACCTGAACGCTCTGGTGCTTGTTTCTGACGAAGTCGCAACTACTCTGGAGCAAAAACGCGCGGAAAAAGCTTTGCAAGTCAAATCTGCGCAGCTCCAGTCCATTAATCAGGCGATGACCATGTTTTTGGAAACGAACAGCTGGAAATCCGCAAGCCATTTAATTCTCCAATCTGCTCTCCGGGAAACCGGGAGTGAATATGGTTTTATTGGTATTGTTACCGATGAATCTACTCTACGGGTCCTTGCCCATGAAGGAATCGTCTGGGATGCCGATGTCAATCGCGAGTTTTATGAAGAAGCGCAGCGAACTTATGCCGAAAAGGGGTATCTTGAATTTCCCAATTTAAAAAACCTTTTTGGCTCCGTAATCACACAGGCTTCTCCTGTGATTTCAAACGATCCGCTGCGCGATCCGCGATCAGCCGGTTCCCTTCCGAAAGGCCATCCTCCTCTGAATTGTTTTCTGGGAGTTCCTTTTCACTATGCAAACCAGGTTATCGGTATGATCGGTGTCGCCAATAGACCGAACGGATACACAAGCACTGATCTTGAAAAACTCGATTATCTTTCGCAGACAACTTGCGTACTTTACCAGAGCTATCTGCAGGCTCAGAAACAGGAAGCGCTTCAGGAGGAGCTCCGCCAATCCCACAAAATGGAAGCGATCGGTCGTCTGGCGGGAGGTGTGGCTCACGATTTTAACAATTTGCTGATGGCGATTACGGGATACTGTGAACTGGTGTTGATGAGACTAAGCACCAATCCATTGAACCGTGAAATGAATGAAATCTTGAAAGCCGCCGAGCAAGGAGCGGCTTTAACACGCCAGTTGCTCGCTTTCGGAAGAAAACAGATTCTCATGCCGCGCGTTATCCATCTCGATAAGGTCGTTAGAAACATGGAGGACCTTCTCCGTCGTTTGCTTGGTGAAGACATTGAATTGATGATTGTTTCTCAGAACAATCTTGGGAATGTGAAAGCAGACCCCGGTCAGATTGAGCAGGTCATCATGAATCTTGCTGTGAATGCCAGGGATGCGATGCCGGATGGAGGCAAACTCTTTCTGCAGACGTTCAATGTAACGGTCCGAATCGACGATACCAGGAAGCCCGTTGGTGTTTCAGCTGGAACCTATGTGCTTCTTCGAGTCCAGGATACGGGTCAAGGAATGGATGAGGATACGTTGAAGCGAGTTTTTGAACCATTCTTTACGACGAAACAAACCGGCAAGGGAACAGGTCTTGGTCTGGCGACCGTTTATGGGATTGTCAAACAGAGCAGTGGATATGTGAATGTGGAAAGTAAGCGAGGTTCCGGCACAACTTTTGATATCTACTTGCCACAGGTTGATGAGCCTTTGGAAATGCCGGCGATCACTGCCGGTTCGCGGCCGGATTCTTCAGAGCTTTTACGAATGATTTTGCTGGTTGATGATAATGAAGCTGTAAGAAGAGCGACTTCTGCGTTATTGCAAGCGCGTGGTTTTGCAGTTCTGGAGGCATCGAACGGACAGGAAGCCGTCATCATAGCCGAACAGCATCCTGGCGCGATTGATTTGCTGATCACAGACGTGGTAATGCCCCGGATGGGCGGAGCGAATCTAGCCGAAGCAATTTTGGAAAAGAGACCCAATACAAAAATTTTATTCATGTCGGGTTATTCGGAAGAGTCTGTTCTTGGTCGTAACCCCAGCGCGACATTCCTTCAAAAACCATTCTCTCTGGGAACCTTCTTGGAGCGCATTAGCGAATTACTCGATTATCCGGACAAAGCAATTTAG
- a CDS encoding bifunctional oligoribonuclease/PAP phosphatase NrnA, translating to MNCELQKTREVVLQHQSFLITTHIHPDGDGIGSELALARLLQGMGKTVEVVNSTPTPRKYRFLDPANVIRLFDSTGPLPDAEVVFILDISRWERLGNMAQLIRNHPGIKICIDHHPVNGNFADVNLICEDACASGEIVLRFINFMGSELTAQIAEPLYASILTDTGAFRFPNTSSQTHAAAAQLLSTGIRSELIYDQIYERCSPARVKLLGCALTHLEYLHAGRLAWMAITQSMMEQTGVEVEEIEGFVDIARGIHSVEASLLFIELPQEKVKVSLRSRGNVDVNCFASRFGGGGHRHASGFLMEGALQTVIEWVLRESPALFPLA from the coding sequence TTGAATTGTGAACTCCAAAAAACACGCGAAGTAGTTCTCCAGCATCAAAGTTTCCTGATCACCACACATATTCATCCCGATGGGGACGGCATCGGTTCGGAACTTGCTCTCGCGAGGCTCCTGCAAGGAATGGGAAAAACTGTTGAAGTTGTGAACTCGACACCCACGCCCAGGAAATATCGTTTTCTCGATCCGGCGAACGTGATTCGCCTTTTCGACAGCACCGGACCTCTTCCGGATGCCGAAGTTGTTTTCATTCTTGACATCAGCCGCTGGGAAAGACTCGGGAACATGGCGCAACTCATCCGGAATCACCCTGGCATCAAAATCTGCATCGATCATCATCCGGTGAACGGCAATTTCGCAGACGTCAACCTGATCTGCGAAGATGCTTGCGCCTCCGGTGAGATTGTTCTCCGGTTTATCAACTTCATGGGATCGGAGCTCACCGCGCAAATTGCCGAACCTCTCTATGCATCCATTCTCACGGATACGGGCGCATTCCGGTTTCCGAATACCAGTTCCCAAACGCACGCTGCCGCTGCGCAACTTCTCTCCACCGGAATACGTTCAGAATTGATCTACGATCAAATCTACGAAAGATGCTCCCCTGCCCGCGTAAAGTTGCTCGGGTGCGCATTGACTCATCTGGAATATTTGCATGCAGGACGTTTGGCGTGGATGGCCATAACACAATCCATGATGGAACAAACCGGTGTGGAAGTCGAAGAGATCGAAGGATTCGTTGACATCGCGCGCGGTATTCACAGCGTGGAAGCTTCTTTATTGTTCATCGAGTTGCCCCAGGAAAAGGTGAAGGTGAGTTTGCGTTCGCGTGGAAACGTGGATGTGAACTGCTTCGCCTCCCGCTTTGGAGGTGGTGGTCACCGCCATGCATCCGGTTTTCTGATGGAAGGTGCTTTGCAAACCGTGATCGAATGGGTCCTGCGCGAAAGTCCTGCCCTCTTTCCATTAGCATGA
- a CDS encoding MBL fold metallo-hydrolase, translating into MTAGSNKFTVRFRGVRGSHPSPGSGTVRYGGNTSCVEVRAGNHLILLDAGTGIVSLGNEMMKNHLPSKSERQLTTMTILFSHTHHDHTQGFAFFKPAYLPTTTCYLYGPRLRDVELEEGLATAMLSPYFPVALSELSSVLNIRSLHETEIILLEDSCSEPKVFNYYRDNHSQVPFQVCVRVMHSLAHPNGGVFVYRIEMDGKSLVYATDTEGYSGGDQKLIRFAKGADLLIHDSQYMTDDYVHGDMVVQGYGHSTVDMAAEVAAQAGAKRLALFHYDPLYDDSIIERMEMKAQEIFKDSIASHEGLEIEL; encoded by the coding sequence ATGACAGCGGGCAGCAACAAATTCACAGTTAGATTTCGTGGAGTCCGCGGAAGCCATCCCTCACCTGGTTCCGGAACGGTTCGTTATGGTGGCAACACTTCCTGCGTGGAGGTGCGCGCTGGAAATCATCTCATTCTTCTGGATGCTGGAACAGGTATTGTTAGCCTTGGCAATGAGATGATGAAGAATCATCTGCCATCCAAGAGCGAACGCCAGCTGACCACAATGACGATTCTCTTCAGCCACACCCATCACGATCACACGCAGGGATTTGCATTTTTTAAACCAGCTTACCTTCCCACAACCACCTGTTACCTGTATGGTCCGCGATTGAGAGATGTTGAACTGGAAGAGGGACTGGCAACAGCGATGCTTAGCCCTTATTTTCCAGTGGCACTGTCTGAACTTTCCTCTGTGCTGAACATTCGTAGTCTTCATGAGACCGAAATCATTTTGCTCGAGGATTCTTGCAGTGAACCGAAGGTCTTCAACTACTATCGAGACAATCACAGTCAAGTTCCCTTCCAGGTTTGTGTGCGCGTGATGCATAGTCTTGCTCATCCGAATGGGGGCGTGTTTGTTTACAGAATAGAAATGGATGGGAAAAGCTTAGTTTATGCGACGGATACCGAGGGTTACTCGGGCGGTGATCAGAAACTGATCCGTTTTGCGAAAGGTGCCGACTTATTGATCCACGATTCCCAATACATGACTGACGATTATGTCCATGGAGATATGGTCGTTCAGGGTTATGGACACAGCACTGTTGACATGGCTGCAGAAGTTGCAGCACAGGCAGGCGCAAAAAGATTGGCTCTTTTTCATTATGATCCGCTTTACGATGATTCCATCATTGAAAGAATGGAAATGAAAGCTCAAGAAATATTCAAGGACTCGATCGCATCACATGAAGGGTTAGAAATTGAATTGTGA
- a CDS encoding leucyl aminopeptidase, with amino-acid sequence MPSVRFWKGPAEIDAVAILALPGNALTPAGLKFDAQTKGAISRLRKEEAFLVKWQHAAVYYTGNKKIPRIILTSFPGKDLRANELREAAYSAVRSAQQKSLRQISLAFDPQNEQEVQAIAEGSILASYSFKRFKPQKDPKPVLQTVFLIASDAKASALQKAKIFASAAMFVRDLVNEPPNILNAERLAEISTDVARKNGLNLRVFETAQLEKMGANAFLSVGKGSVVSGRMIHLTYKPEGKSKAHVCFVGKGLTFDSGGLSLKTEKGMESMKSDMAGAATALACIRAACELKMPVKITALLMATENMPDNAANRPGDVVRAMNGKTIEITNTDAEGRLALADGLVYAQSLKPDYLIDIATLTGAQVIGLGRLVAAVMGNNDTFIQQIVEAGKSSGEIMWPLPMPDHYRDLIRSDIADMKNSSGIPEAGSIQGGLFLSEFVDHPRWAHLDIAGPSWQERDWSIYPRSASGFGARCLLTFLSNL; translated from the coding sequence ATGCCGAGTGTGAGATTCTGGAAGGGCCCTGCGGAGATTGACGCCGTGGCTATTCTTGCCTTGCCGGGTAACGCTTTGACCCCGGCCGGGCTGAAATTCGATGCGCAAACGAAAGGTGCGATCAGCCGGCTCCGGAAGGAAGAGGCATTTCTCGTAAAATGGCAGCATGCTGCCGTTTATTACACGGGTAACAAGAAAATCCCGCGCATTATTCTGACCTCTTTCCCTGGAAAAGATCTGCGCGCCAATGAACTGCGTGAAGCCGCCTATTCCGCGGTCCGATCGGCGCAGCAAAAAAGTCTCAGACAGATATCACTGGCATTTGATCCTCAAAATGAACAAGAAGTACAGGCCATCGCGGAAGGAAGCATCCTGGCTTCTTACTCGTTCAAGCGATTCAAGCCTCAAAAGGATCCGAAGCCGGTTCTTCAAACGGTGTTCCTTATCGCCTCAGACGCAAAAGCTTCCGCTTTGCAGAAAGCAAAAATTTTTGCTTCTGCCGCAATGTTCGTTCGTGATCTTGTGAATGAACCACCAAACATTCTCAATGCGGAAAGACTTGCTGAAATCTCCACAGACGTTGCCAGGAAGAATGGTTTGAATCTTCGCGTTTTTGAAACGGCTCAGCTTGAGAAAATGGGAGCGAACGCTTTTTTGAGCGTCGGAAAAGGAAGCGTGGTGTCGGGACGAATGATTCATCTCACTTACAAGCCGGAGGGCAAGTCAAAAGCGCATGTTTGTTTTGTGGGAAAGGGATTAACATTTGATTCCGGCGGCCTTTCATTAAAAACAGAAAAGGGAATGGAAAGCATGAAATCGGATATGGCCGGCGCCGCCACAGCCCTGGCCTGCATTCGCGCAGCCTGTGAATTGAAAATGCCTGTGAAAATTACGGCGCTTTTGATGGCAACCGAAAATATGCCGGATAATGCCGCAAACCGTCCTGGCGATGTTGTGCGCGCGATGAACGGCAAAACCATCGAAATCACGAACACAGACGCGGAAGGAAGATTGGCTCTCGCGGACGGACTCGTGTACGCACAATCTCTAAAACCGGACTACCTGATCGACATTGCAACCCTAACGGGAGCTCAGGTAATCGGTTTAGGACGCCTTGTTGCAGCGGTCATGGGCAACAACGATACTTTTATTCAGCAGATTGTGGAAGCAGGAAAATCATCAGGAGAAATCATGTGGCCGCTTCCGATGCCGGATCATTATCGAGATCTGATCAGAAGCGATATTGCGGATATGAAAAATTCTAGCGGGATTCCGGAAGCCGGATCCATTCAAGGCGGGTTATTCCTGTCTGAATTTGTGGATCATCCGCGCTGGGCTCATCTGGATATTGCAGGACCTTCCTGGCAGGAAAGGGATTGGTCTATTTATCCGCGCAGCGCCAGCGGTTTCGGCGCCCGCTGTCTGTTAACGTTTCTCAGTAATTTGTAA